The following proteins come from a genomic window of Mammaliicoccus sp. Marseille-Q6498:
- a CDS encoding ubiquinol-cytochrome c reductase iron-sulfur subunit: MSQRVTRRQFLNYSLMGVGSFMAAGMILPMGRFALDPVFKADAKGDMIATGVKESELGKDPIKVDFKFQQEDAWYTSEVTEFAWVYKDGKDIIALSPVCKHLGCTVQWNGDKSNPNQFYCPCHNGRYEKNGKNIPGTPPLAPLDQYKVAVKDGIIQIGNKHDNELAK; this comes from the coding sequence ATGAGCCAACGTGTCACGCGACGCCAATTTTTAAATTATTCATTAATGGGTGTTGGGTCATTTATGGCTGCTGGTATGATTTTACCTATGGGTAGATTCGCGCTTGATCCTGTGTTTAAAGCAGATGCGAAAGGCGACATGATTGCTACAGGCGTAAAAGAGTCAGAACTTGGAAAAGACCCTATAAAAGTTGATTTCAAGTTCCAACAAGAAGATGCTTGGTACACAAGTGAAGTTACTGAATTCGCTTGGGTATACAAAGATGGGAAAGATATCATTGCTCTTTCACCAGTTTGTAAACATTTAGGATGTACAGTACAGTGGAATGGTGATAAATCAAATCCTAACCAATTCTATTGTCCTTGCCATAATGGGCGTTATGAAAAGAATGGTAAGAACATTCCAGGAACGCCGCCATTAGCACCGCTTGATCAGTACAAGGTTGCAGTTAAAGATGGCATTATACAAATTGGAAATAAACATGACAACGAATTAGCTAAATAA
- a CDS encoding cytochrome b6 has translation MIDKIYDWVDDRLDITPIWRDIADHEVPEHVNPAYHFSAFVYCFGGLTFFITVIQVLSGMFLTMYYVPDIVNAWKSVYYLQHDVAAGVIVRGMHHWGASLVVVMMFLHTLRVFFTGSYKQPRELNWVVGVLIFFVMLGLSFTGYLLPWDMKALFATKVGLQIAESVPIIGPWVKTLLAGDAEIVGAQTLTRFFAIHVFFLPAALFALLAAHFIMIRKQGISGPL, from the coding sequence ATGATAGATAAAATCTATGATTGGGTCGATGACAGACTTGATATTACACCAATTTGGCGAGATATTGCTGATCATGAGGTGCCAGAGCATGTTAACCCTGCTTATCACTTTTCAGCTTTCGTTTATTGTTTTGGTGGTTTAACGTTTTTCATTACTGTCATTCAAGTGTTATCAGGTATGTTTTTAACAATGTATTACGTACCAGATATCGTAAATGCTTGGAAGTCGGTTTACTATTTACAACATGATGTTGCTGCTGGTGTTATCGTACGTGGTATGCACCATTGGGGAGCAAGTTTAGTAGTAGTAATGATGTTTTTACATACACTCCGTGTATTCTTCACAGGATCTTATAAACAACCTAGAGAATTAAACTGGGTTGTAGGGGTATTAATATTCTTTGTGATGCTTGGTTTAAGTTTTACTGGTTACTTATTACCGTGGGATATGAAAGCATTATTCGCAACAAAAGTAGGTCTGCAAATTGCAGAATCAGTTCCTATTATTGGGCCATGGGTCAAAACATTACTAGCAGGGGACGCTGAAATAGTTGGTGCTCAGACTCTAACTCGTTTCTTTGCGATTCATGTATTCTTCCTACCTGCTGCACTATTCGCGTTACTTGCGGCACACTTTATAATGATCAGAAAACAAGGTATTTCAGGTCCACTATAA